One Megalobrama amblycephala isolate DHTTF-2021 linkage group LG15, ASM1881202v1, whole genome shotgun sequence genomic window, TCATTCtccgtttacaaaaaaaggaaaGTAAAGGATCAACAAGCTGAACtggaacaaaaaaaatcaaactacTAGAAGATATTAACATAAATAACCCAACAGAAGAAACAGGATtcattaagaaaatataaactcAAATTGAACGAATTAATCAACATACATACACAATTCCTAATTCACAGGCTACGACAAGAAAACTTCCATCATAGTAACAAATCTGGTAAATATTTggcaaatcaaatcaaacaaaaTAAGGAAAAAGCTACAATACCAGTGATTATGTACACAGCAGGGAAATCCACCAATTCACCAGAAGAAATGGATCAAATCTTTCAaaatttttacagtaaattatATTCCTCTGAAAAAGATCCAGATCAGAAAGACAGTGACTCATTTCTCAACAATATCAACCTACCTCAACTAAGTAAACATCAAATAAATACTCCTGAATCTCCCTTATCAGAACATGAACTTTTTAATGCCCTCAAACTCATGCCAAACAATAAAGCACCAGGCCCTGACGGATTCCCTGCTGAGTTCTACAAACACTTTTGGTCCATTTTATCACCACTCTTCATCCGTATGCTTAatgaatcaaaacaaaaatcaaaacacCAGATAGTATGAACACAGCCACAATTTCACTCCTCCTTAAACCAAATAAAGACCCAACATCACCGTCAAGTTATCGTCCGATTTCCCTAATCAATGTAGACATTAAAATCATCGCCAAAGCACTAGCACATAGAATAGAACAAGTCACACCATCTATAATCCATCCAGATCAAACCAGTTTCATCAAAGGTAGACTTTCATCCAACAACACACGTAGATTTTTTAACTTCATGCATTATTCATCaactcaaaaaaacaaaaccatcaTAGTTACTCTCGATGcagaaaaagcttttgatagGGTCAACTGGAAATTCCTGTTTTCCACATTAGAGAGGTTTGGTTTTGGGGAGTCATTCATTAATTGGATCAAAATTCTGTATACATCACCTTCAGCCACTGTCATCACCAATGGACTAACATCACATATCTTCACACTGCAACGGGGGACTAGACAAGGATGCCCGCTCTCCCCTTCATTATTCACCATTTTCATTGAGCCATTTCTCATACTTGTACAATTCAAATGCAAACACTCCTTCTCTCCTGTAGCTTACAGTTTAGCTTAATGTTTCCCCCAGGCTGTCAGAGCTGTTTGGACTCAACTTTACTCCATTacttaaaacaataaatgatgACCTTCATCGCTGGATGAATTTACCACTATCCATTATGGGCAGAATATCAGTAATTAAAATGACTATACTCCCTAATctaaactatttatttacattGACTCCAGTACTACCCACCATCACCTGGTTTAAATCACTAGATTCAATCGTCACTAAATTCTACTGGAAAAATAAGACCCCAAGAATTAAACTGACTACACTACAGAAACCAAAAACACAAGGAGAACTGGAAGCACCACATTTCTACCACTACTTTTTGGCCAATCAGCtccaaaatatatacaaatggaTTCATCCTAACCCATCAGAAAGCACATGGCTAGATGTTGAACAGTCAATTTGTAAGGACATTAACATTTCAGAATTACCTTTCTATAATCAGACAATCAAAAAGCATCACTGTTTTTAAACGCTGACAATAGCCGCAGCTCTGACAGCCTGGTGGAAATTTTATCAAATCACAAACACCCCTCTTGCACCATCTAAATACACCCCGATCTGGAATAACCCAGATTTCATAGTTAACAAGAAGCCACTCAACTTGCGCACATGGGTAGATAAGGGCATCACACAACTTCAACACATCCTCCTTAATAATAACTTGCCACCATTTTCCCACTTGGTCCAAAATACGGCATTGGGAGTAATTGTTTTTTGGAATACTTATAAATCAAATCATCTATTCAATCAAAAATCGATACTCAGACAATCAATCTAGACCTTTCCCCTCCAATCTCAGAGCTAATTAATATAACCTCCCCAAAAAAAAACTACTctccaaaatatataaaataatatccaaatCAGACAATACATTAAGCCTACCCAATGCTAAATGGGAATCAGATTTATCTATTGCTCCCAATGCCGCTTTCTGGACacaaatctgcaaaaatatctACTCCATGACAAAAAACGCCAACTTACAACTTATACAGTATAAAGTACTTCATAGTTCTCAACTTACTGGAcggaaattatttaaaatgggtTTTACAGACACCTATCTACACGCTATTTGGGATTGCACCTCGGTTAAAAAATTCTGGGCAAACGTTACCGACTCACTATCCAACCTCATGGGATGTCACATCCCGCTGTCTCCCTCCCTCTGTATATTAGGTGACATATCCATAATCAATTTAAACAGTACAAACAGTCAATTACTCCTAGTGGCTCTAACTACCGCCAAGAAAACTATCCTCATGAACTGGAAATCAAGGAACACCATACACATTGCAACTTGGAAAAATTTAGTAATAGAGTACATCTCCATGGAAAACTTGTCTACCTCCACTCAAAATAATACATCAGAATTACATCCTTCTTGGTCATCTCTCTTTAACTTCCTAAAGTCCTGAATCCACTGACCTTCTTTGTCTGAAGTCATCCTCAATGATATACCATAAATATTCACACATGATTGGTGGGAGGGGGGTCAGGACCCTGGTTAGCTGTGGCATACTAGTCCTGCCATGTGTCGTTCTGAAGCCTTGGGCTTTCACCCCAGCTTGTACCTTCGCATGGGATTTCTTGTCTCCATACatatctgcaaggaggaatggcagaggatccccaaatccatgtgtgaaaaacttgttgcatctttcccaaaaagactcatggctgtattagatcaaaagggtgcttctactaaatactgagcaaagggtctgaatactggaccatgtgatatttcagtttttcttttttaataaatccgcaaaaatgtcaataattctgtgtttttctgtcaatatggggtgctgtgtgtacattaatgagggaaaaaaattaccttaaatgattttagcaaatggctgcaatataacaaagagtgaaaaatttaagggggtctgaataatttccgtacccactgtatatatatatatataaataataagtagttatatatatatatatatatatatatatatatatatatatatatatatatatatatatatatatatatatatatataatcaatgAATTAAAACTACCCACCGATAAATTTGAGCATGGTCTGAGTGGCTGTATAAGCAACAAGCAAGTACAAATTTGTAGATTATATAACAGCAACTtgaaaaacattcaaaacaaaaaagaaaagagaaggtGATGTAAATTACTAATGTTGTGTAATTGGCCTATTATAATTTGCATGTGAACTGAGTTTGTCACAAGCACATGAGAGCTGGTCACCTTGATGTCTGTCAAGGTTTGGTACTATTTTGGAAGTTGAGATTAGCAGTATAGCTTCTGGAATAGTGTTTGCCATTTATTTTGGGTAATTGAACATGTAAATCTCAAGATTACTTTGTTCAAACccattaataaatgaaaatgtattactgCAGTCTGTGATAACACCTCAACAGAATGCAAAAAAGGGGAAGTTAACAAATGACACGTTGAGCAGTAATAGCTTTGACTGGAATGTGGATTGCTTCTCATACTTGTACAACAACACTCCTTCTCTCCTGTAGCTTACAGTTTAACAACATATCAAAACCAAAAGTCACACAACAGTCATGCACCTGCCTCAAAGTATCATTGTCATAGCAGAAAAAGAGCCCTTGCCAAACAACTGTCACGAAACTTAAAGCAAACAAttctttaattttagttttgagCCCTCAGGCATAGAATCTtcggtaacgctttagattacagcccggaaattacagcgtaactttcaataaattatagtgtaactatacagtaagtatgtataaatattttataattgagGGGTACGTATGACATACAACTAAGGGGTAAGTattacatttgcattttttttatttatttattttttatttattaattactagggatgggcgatattaTCGTTTGCGATAAATACCGTTGAAAATTCTCCTCATGATAAAAATTTGTCTCCTCGCGATAATTACGATAAGTCTAGTTGTTGACTTATTTCGTGCGCGACCGATTCACTGTTCATGTGTGGAGTTAAAACAAGCATGACGAAAGACGTGAGGCTGAGGAGCAGCTTGTTGTTAAGCGAAGAGTTCCCTTCACAATTTGGAACTGGTTTGGTTATAGAAAATCAGATGTGGAGCAAACTACGGTAATcactataaacaaatgttcaatgaatgAGCCGTATGTCATTCACGCCATCATCACCCGGGTTTTGATAGCGCGCGagtgcaggtgagacctgaacatctcacgttgctactgtttaaactaaactcatttaaaccttGCCAGTTGCCACTTTAAACATTCAACTGTAAGACGCAAAAGAGAACTTGCGCGCGCTGTGAGGAGATTTATGTgtactcatccgaagcgcgtacACGGAGAGCTGCGTCAgatatattttgtaaactatCTGAAGACATAGTTAGGATTGTTACTTTTTGATACAGTTAGGGCTGTTACGGTCGGCATGACAATCGCgcgacatatatatatatatatatatatatatatatatatatatgaggtcGCGTtaactgttgttgttttttagcaATGACGGAAAAAATATGAAGGCCGTCCGTCAgattactgaggctgatgtagcttgtaaatgtaattcccacccctgcccagtaggtggtgagcgcgctccagtgtggcagcagagcgcgagttcagtctccagaataaaattaTGCGTTTGATTACAAGCACACAGTTTAGGTATATTTATGATAATAAAGTTATGATACTTATACTTAAATAATTCAGTTTCTAATccagttcattttgttttaaatggtttgttttcttatttttcttgctgaaaAATGACGGAAAAAATATGAAGGCCgtccgtatatatatatataattatcgtCATTGGTATCGTTATCGCAATAAATACCTGAAATTAtcgtgataatttttttaggccatatcgcccatccctattaattacttaccctgtaactacatgaaacaagagtgtaacaagctccactttaatttacggcccgtaatgtcatatttaccctgtaactacatacAAATAAGAGgataacaagctccactttaatttacggcccacactgtcatacttaccctgtaactacatgaaacaaaatcatatttccccatgtattaaaaaagattgcaatagttctttctatttgccttgaaacaacttaatcagtgcactttctcgctaaattgctcccaaacataagattgttgtctatcataacagtataagtaccccttagttataaaatatttacagtataaataatttgttattttcctggttgttacccctttattcccaatactttaaatattgttcccctatacttacacatacttactgtataggtacactataattattgaaagttacgctgtaaattctctgtaattacgcagtactttccgagctgtaatctaaagtgttaccgaatctTCAAGTCTGATAGCCACTCTCCCTCCGCTACATAATTGGTGGGGGGTGACGTGCGAAAGGGGCATTTGCAAGGTTGTAATCCACTAGGTGACGCTAGTGTCACAGAAGCTATATACTTgacctttaagtaaaaaaaaaaaagtttcagaaAGGCAGTAAattaaacaagaaaacaatgaaaaaaataagcaAAAGCACAATGGAatatctgctgcctttgacatcACCGCTCAAGAAAGTAATTAGTAGGGCTCTAGTCTAGAGCTCTCACATAAACAATTCACATACATAATTTAATTTGATGTGACCCTAACAGTATATTATGCCTATTCTCTAGTCATTGAGTGTATGATTTGGTAACTTCTTAATGTGGTtcattatgggattgaatgactgaactatataatttaaattgttGTTTCAGACACCACTATGAAATGTGTCAAACCTGAAATAGGGAACAACTAAAAAGGGGCAATTTTTAAACACAATTTCAGTTTGACAACCAGGTTTAAATTAGGCGTGCTGTTCTGGTTCATGTATCTTTCACAGTCTGCCCATCTGAATGTTTGTACTTACTTACTACACAGTCAGTTAGTAGTAACGTGAGaacaggaagaaaaaaaaaaaaaaacatgttttctaGGTTGGGTACTTCTCTAATCACAAAATAGTTTCAAGAGCCAtcgatttttttcttgaaacacaATATGATCATGGCATGCAAAGTTattaaaaagtagaaaaaaaatgtagctgACAACTCATTAGGCCATTTTTCACGTTCAGCAACATTCCTTCAGCCCCATGCAAACATAATCCATTCATCTCTTTCTGTGAGGATTATGTGCTTTTTTTTAACCTGCCCAAAATATTCATTACTATGGCTATAGACCACTGACAAATGCAGGCATCTTTGTACAACAATACAGGTATAGAGAACACAAAATTCATTAATTCAAGGTTATAATGTCTCTgcagaaatacataaaaaactgaaaactgcATTTAGACTACTATATGAGCTAAAGGAGTGGCAATAGGCTATGAACTTATCCAACACAAAGTTAACATACTTACAATGAAACCTTTGTCAGAAAAGCTACAGATCTGGCAACTAATAGATAAGATAATCAGTTTCCTCAATGAGACCACTAATAGTTTCAAAATCCAGTGTAAGACACATGATACTTGTTACTTAAATTTTccttaatgtttaaaaatgtattttgttttaaaaacatcttgGTGTACAAAAAGTTTACAAACCTTTTTGACCGAATGCTCTTTTTGACTGTAATATCAGACAATCACACTTTCCAAGAAGATGATAGCCACACCTCTGCTGTGTAATTACTGTGATTTTTTTGCAGAGGTTAGCCCTTCCCCTTTGTATGATTTGTTAGCTGTCGCTTCCTGACACACAAGAGAGGCTGTTTTATACCTCACTCACACAGATCTCCTCTCCTGGCAGTTGTTTATTGCAGGTTATAATcttaaataaattaacatgaCATTTAACAGATCAAATCAGATGATTCTGAAAATAATCTCCATCCTTTCTGTGACTACAGCCATGTCCATCCTCTTGATGAACTATTCAGAACAAAGGACAAATTGTCCTCGCAAGAAAAAGCTGGTCTTGAATCACTTCCTAAAGCAGGATGTTGGAGAACTACAGGCTTGTTCTGCTATTATTCAAGGAGATGTGGACGGAGTGGACAAGGACATTTTCAGGAAACTTCTGACCTCGAAAAAAAGAACATCCTTGCTATCCGAGTCATTCTATCTCAACGCAACCAAGGATTGTCCATCCTACATCCGAGACAGAGGGTTTCTGACGGTTTCTCTCAGTAAAGAGGAGAAAGATTTCCCTATTGCTTACTCCATGGTGATCCATGAGAAGATTGAGATGTTTGAAAGGCTCTTAAGAGCCATTTACACTCCTGACAATCTGTACTGTGTTCATGTGGACCAGAGGTCTCCTGAGATCTTTAAAGAAGCAGTTAGGGCCATTGCGTCCTGCCTGACAAATGTGTTTATGGCCAGCAAACTGGAGAATGTGATCTACGCCTCCTGGTCTCGAGTTCAAGCGGACATCAACTGCATGCAGGATCTGCTCAAGTCACCTGTCCAGTGGAGGTATCTGCTCAACACCTGTGGCACTGATTTCCCCATCAAAACCAATGCAGAAATAGTTGAGTCTCTAAAACACCTGAACGGAAGGAACAGTTTGGAGTCCGAGGCCGTAGAGTCCAAAAAGTGGCGCTGGCAGTATCATCACAATGTTACGAACGTTGTGACTCGGACCGATGTTAAAAAGTCACCCCTGCCAATAAAGAGCCCTATGTTTGCAGGAAATGCTTACTTTGTGGTTTCAAGAGAGTTTGTGGATCACATCTTCAAAAGCAAAGAGGTTCAAGAATTCATGGAATGGGAGAAAGACACATACAGTCCAGATGAACACATGTGGGCTACGTTACAGCGGATGCCTTCAGTACCAGGATCCAACCCTTCAAACAGAAAGTACGAGCAATCGGACATGAACTCAATTGCTCGTCTAGTTAAATGGAGCTACCATGAAGGAGATCTAAAGAGTGGGGCTCCCTACCCACCATGCACTGGGACGCACAGACGGGCGGTGTGTGTCTATGGAGCTGGGGACTTGAAATGGATTGTGAGGCAACACCATCTTTTGGCAAACAAGTTTGATCCACAAGTAGATGATGTAGCTATCAAATGTATGGAGGCTTTTTTAAGGTACAAAGCTATTTATGGTCGATCATTACTAACAGTTGATAAATCTGACAttattttatgatgtttttaatgttttaaattgtttgtaaatattagatatatggatttttttatttttatgaaatgtgttatatgtttaatactacactttaataaataaaatataaattatatataaattataaaatatatataatatatgtttaatactacactttaataaataaaatataaattaaagtaatagtttgggttttaaaaatcatttgtaCTTTTTTGTAGAGAAGCTTTCTTTGTGTTACACATAATACTTCATATAAAGATGTGACATTAATGAATTTAAATCAGAATTAAAATACTTACagagtacaaaaaaaaaaaaagatctcaCAAGCAAAGGTAAGagattatatataatttagatGTGTGTCCGTGACACAAGGTACATGACCaaattcaaacatttaaatttatgATAAACCAACTACTACTTGCTTGATATTGTGAGGTAACgtataacaaatatatttaaaaatgcaaatttatcTCAACATAGAAGATAtgatttaaaacagaaaaaggaGCAAACACAGGATGTGGTTAATATGTGACACATGCACAGAAGAATTTCCTTACACCTACATAATGTCTTACAAAGCAGCTGTATAGATGTATAGATATAGCATATGTGTGAAGTCACAGCAAAAAAGTGTTGGGACATACCTTTGGAGGAGAGACCCTtacaaaaaataagttttttcaAGTGTACTATTAGtagggggagagtggggtaagatgagccattttTACTTATGTGGCCCTCAAGATAAGGGAAAAGGAGGTAGAAGTACAATGATAGTATTTCAAGTaatttcaggatgtttcctatcattttaaatgatcagaataCATCTATGACAAAGGGTACAGAAAATATGgcttcttataaaaaaaaagtgttcctctggctcaatttaccccaggtTAGGGGTAAGTTGATCCGCGTCAGTGGGTGGGTGCAAACTGACCATCTAACTGAATCTGAAAGAAAACCcatgtgaaattttaaagataataaacctattttaaaaactaatttaattatcaaatttccttttacaaatattctttgtaaaataaatatttctttttttaaagctaaattaaacaacataaaaccaaccaaatgaagttgaaatttcagcatctttaattgtttgcatttctgaaacaatatgttgaacATCAAAGTTGTAACCTTCCTATAAACAGACTAAACAGAGAgtttgagtaaaattaaataaaaactaaataagaatGATTAAATGTCAGTGaaactaataaacattttaggTTCTTGACATGGTAGTTTTTCTGCAATGTCGACCATGTTATGCCATTAGAGACTACAGGTGGAAAGATATATATGATTAAACATCCTCTGGTTCATATCAGAGAAGGATTTGGTGTACTTGTCTTGTACACTGTTCCTATCAAATAAactcaaaaataaagaaaaactaaaCCAGTTGCATACTATCACATTGAAATGACACCAGTAtgagttttctgaaagcattGTCTTTTAACCAATGATGATCCATTCCGTGAAACATCTGAACCATTATTATCTTTACAAATCATTCATTGAAACTTGTTCTGCAAGCTCTCATGTCAAAGGTAAAACCCTTTATGtatgaatttaaataaagtttaagcAAGTGAAGtatctcagtgtgtgtgtgttgctgttCATATTTTATGTTCTTATTTTACAAAATCAAAACAATTAAACCATTATCTAACAAGACACATaaaaaaggatagttcacccaaaaaacagTACATTTTAAGTCATAATGTACTCATCCTTGTGTTGTTACAAAACCTTATGACTTGTAGCACAAATTTAACACCGCTCTTTTCTATTCTTTAACATTTTATAGTGACCACATCTGTTTAGATGGataaaagttttcattttttaatggactattcctttaaaattgAATGTAATACATATTTATACCATTTTATATACAACAAATCTAGTAAACGTTGTGTAATATTTtggtacatttacattacattataaagGATGATTTGCTTAGAAACTGATTACAAGGAAGAAATTTTCAGCTGAAACTAACCAACCTGATGCCAAATCTAGTTTATTtcaagtcaatggctaccgtcactttgagagtcaaaaaacatatacaggcaaaacaaaattaatactcGTGGCTCCTGGCAGTCCATTGAGTTCTTATGAAATGAAACAATTGGTCTGtgcaagaaactgaacattatttataccACATTATTACGCATAATACACAGTAGGTATATGATGGTGAGGAAAATCTCCCACTGATTTTTTGCTGCAGGGCCCATTTTGGTAGCCTGATTTTTGTGGTGCACTTGAAGGTGGATGTGGGTATGTCTGGCTTCTGCGATTGATTTTTTGCTGAGGGGCCCATTTTGGTAGCTTCATTCATGTGGTGCGCTTGAAGGTGTGCATGTAAATTACAGGTGTTACTCCGGATGCTGCCACCTTCATCAGGCAGTTTACATATTGCCTCAATGTTTGCAGGTTCAATATTACCACTGGGTTTAAATCCAAAATATTGCCAAATAGGCGCTTTAACATTTCACATTGAAACCAAATCGTCCACCGTCTTCTCAGTCAGCTCGCCTCACTCTTGTCACATGATAAATGAAATCTGGACAATCAATTAGAATTCTCTCTCTCACCGATGGCCCGACACCGATTctactttgaaaaaaaatggcCACATCAGAATAGAGCCAACGGTGCAGAACATGCTGAAAAAACTAAGGCTTGGTGTGTCCCTGGCTTAAGCTTGACCACACACTAGACGATTGtcaaatcttaaagggttagttcaccccaaaatgaaaattatgtaattaattactcaccctcatgtccttccaaactcgtaagactttcgtttcatcttcagaatgtaaataaaaaaatttttgactgagagatgtctgtccctccattgactgtctttgcaactaccacttgcttcaaaaagttcataaagagattggtaaactaatccatatgaattgagctgtttagtccaaattttctaaagagactTGATCGAGcgatctcagatttcatcaaaaagatttttatttgcattccgaagatgaacgaaagtcttacgaaTTTgaaagggtgagtaattaatgacacagttttcttttttgggtgaaccaactcTTTAACTGATTTTAAAACTGTGGGAGACCATAGACATAAGGGCAGTTTCAACTGATTTTTAGCATTATAATCCTCCGAATGCACACACTAGAAGATTCATCCAGACAATAGCTGGGTTTCCATTCAAACGTGAAGTGAATCTTTTCAAATTTCGCGAATTAGGTGTGTTTCCATCAAGTTTTTCAAGCAGATGATGGTGGTACTGGTAACCTAGTAACCAACAGTGACTAAAACACAGTGACAGAGCGTTCGTGAAGCCCAAAAAAACAGCGATCGGGAGCAGAAAATTAATCTTCTGTCACGTTAGGCACAGAGACGAGAGGGTAAGATCCAtatgcagctttaatggggtaatccaaaCACGTAATCTAaagacaggcaagggtcaacTCCATAGaacagtccatacaaaaacaaagaaaacaataaCAGAAGCCGGTGACAGTAAATGAAACcacaataacaaaagcagaaacaaaccagCAATGaacgggataatgagtccgggaagtgggttatgggaattGAAGTCCAAGTGAGGTGAACAATAGTCcgtgttggagtgccctctggtggctaaatagggcactccaactggtgatcatgacttCGTAATGACACCACACAGTTGAGGATTTTTTTGGACAAAGAGTGGGTTGCGAGAAGCCTTGAATCAGGCCACACCCCTCAGATTGTTGGGCGTTACATATTGAGTCCAAAATCAGACATAGAATCTTCAAGTTTGAGGCCAACCTAATCCACAGCCTCGGCAACCAGTCCTGGAGCACAACTTCCTGTCACATAATGATGTATGCACAGGAGCTCAAACTTTGAGAATCCATAAAAAGTCAGTCTTCCCAACTTTGCGGCATCCAGGATAAGCACAAGTACCATTTTGCTGAACAATACAATACACGTCTTCCCTCTCTGTTGTAAACAAACAGTGTCAGCTCATGTGTGAGTTTACTCCGGTGCATATGTCATCATGTGACAGGAAACTCACGCTCCAGACCGCTCAGGACCATTTGCCGAGGCTGTGGATTACAGgtaataatgttgtaaataatgttcagtttcttgcaCAGACTGATCGTTTTGCTTCATTAGACCTCAGTGTATCATCAGTAGCCATgagtattaattttgttttgtctgtatacagtatctcacagaagtgagtacacccctcacatttttgtaaatattttattatatcttttcatgtgacaacactgaagtaATTACACTATGCTataatgtaaagtagtgagtgtacagcttgtataacagtgtaaactTGCTGTCctctcaaaataactcaacacacagccattaatgtctaaaccgctggccacaaaagtgagtgcacccctaagtgaaaatgtccaaattgggcccaattagccattttctctccccggtgtcatgtgactcgttaatgttacaaggtctcaggtgtgaatggggagcaggtgttttaaatttggtgttatcgctttTTGTCATTCAACATTGGAGTCTGATAGAGTGCATGCAGTGTCTAACATTCCGCACTTTGTTTTTTCAGCTAATTGTCACAGACACTTGtgaaaaaaatgctgtaaagtgagaatgatttcaaaaataatgctataaataatttttatttttcaatttatttCTATGAACTACATCACATGAATATTTGGAGTGATCATCCT contains:
- the LOC125247844 gene encoding beta-1,3-galactosyl-O-glycosyl-glycoprotein beta-1,6-N-acetylglucosaminyltransferase 3-like isoform X1 — encoded protein: MTFNRSNQMILKIISILSVTTAMSILLMNYSEQRTNCPRKKKLVLNHFLKQDVGELQACSAIIQGDVDGVDKDIFRKLLTSKKRTSLLSESFYLNATKDCPSYIRDRGFLTVSLSKEEKDFPIAYSMVIHEKIEMFERLLRAIYTPDNLYCVHVDQRSPEIFKEAVRAIASCLTNVFMASKLENVIYASWSRVQADINCMQDLLKSPVQWRYLLNTCGTDFPIKTNAEIVESLKHLNGRNSLESEAVESKKWRWQYHHNVTNVVTRTDVKKSPLPIKSPMFAGNAYFVVSREFVDHIFKSKEVQEFMEWEKDTYSPDEHMWATLQRMPSVPGSNPSNRKYEQSDMNSIARLVKWSYHEGDLKSGAPYPPCTGTHRRAVCVYGAGDLKWIVRQHHLLANKFDPQVDDVAIKCMEAFLRYKAIYGRSLLTVDKSDIIL
- the LOC125247844 gene encoding beta-1,3-galactosyl-O-glycosyl-glycoprotein beta-1,6-N-acetylglucosaminyltransferase 3-like isoform X2; this translates as MSILLMNYSEQRTNCPRKKKLVLNHFLKQDVGELQACSAIIQGDVDGVDKDIFRKLLTSKKRTSLLSESFYLNATKDCPSYIRDRGFLTVSLSKEEKDFPIAYSMVIHEKIEMFERLLRAIYTPDNLYCVHVDQRSPEIFKEAVRAIASCLTNVFMASKLENVIYASWSRVQADINCMQDLLKSPVQWRYLLNTCGTDFPIKTNAEIVESLKHLNGRNSLESEAVESKKWRWQYHHNVTNVVTRTDVKKSPLPIKSPMFAGNAYFVVSREFVDHIFKSKEVQEFMEWEKDTYSPDEHMWATLQRMPSVPGSNPSNRKYEQSDMNSIARLVKWSYHEGDLKSGAPYPPCTGTHRRAVCVYGAGDLKWIVRQHHLLANKFDPQVDDVAIKCMEAFLRYKAIYGRSLLTVDKSDIIL